A single Anatilimnocola floriformis DNA region contains:
- a CDS encoding leucine-rich repeat domain-containing protein: MLSHWSALTAFCEKHNLGFGALPRAFFRFRLRTLLIVTTLLAVILGIVGNYLIHIRTQSAIAAQIKAVDGWYSFENRYTGISGTELEWDRWNREHFGEHTFRHIRDVHLSSAEADNKVLPLLHRLSRLEALELSPKELMAENLRHVARCRSLRTLVIYQEGECASLLELRQLANLRQLWLRNSDEGRLLEISMLPHLEELSLRSPHTSLAVIAELKRLPKLKTLEISSAVDVAQPEICTMLVGLDQLETLVLDKVALNSHDLKKLTELPQLRKLFLCEIPEVNHESTTVLRQLDKLQYLRLPKHLTDESLAALAGMPQLEFLNLNESDITDASIPMLHQFPKLRELHIVKSKLSADGIMKLAEGSLIRELWVTRNILSQQQEDKLRSRKPHISLNEQ, translated from the coding sequence ATGTTGAGCCATTGGTCAGCTTTGACAGCATTTTGCGAGAAGCACAATTTAGGGTTTGGCGCCTTACCGCGCGCCTTCTTTCGATTTCGGCTGCGTACGTTGCTAATCGTGACAACACTGCTGGCGGTCATTTTGGGGATTGTTGGTAATTACTTGATTCATATCAGGACGCAATCGGCAATTGCGGCCCAGATCAAGGCTGTCGATGGCTGGTATTCGTTTGAAAATCGATACACCGGCATTTCCGGTACCGAGTTGGAATGGGATCGGTGGAACCGCGAACATTTTGGTGAGCATACCTTCCGGCACATTCGCGATGTCCATCTGTCGTCTGCAGAGGCGGACAACAAGGTGCTGCCGTTGCTCCATAGGTTGTCTCGGTTGGAAGCATTGGAGTTATCGCCAAAGGAGCTGATGGCGGAAAACTTGCGTCACGTTGCCCGCTGCCGGTCGCTGCGAACCTTGGTCATCTATCAAGAAGGCGAGTGCGCGAGTTTGCTCGAACTACGCCAACTTGCAAATTTGCGTCAGCTTTGGCTGCGAAACTCTGACGAAGGTCGGCTGCTCGAAATTAGCATGCTGCCACATCTGGAAGAATTATCGCTGAGATCGCCGCACACATCGCTCGCGGTGATCGCCGAGCTGAAACGACTACCAAAGCTGAAAACACTCGAGATCAGCAGTGCTGTCGATGTAGCCCAACCCGAAATCTGCACCATGCTTGTGGGGCTCGATCAGCTGGAAACGCTCGTCTTGGATAAGGTTGCGCTAAACTCGCATGATTTAAAAAAACTGACCGAACTTCCCCAGCTCCGGAAGCTCTTCTTATGCGAAATCCCCGAAGTAAATCATGAGTCCACGACCGTATTGCGACAGCTAGACAAATTGCAGTACCTGAGGCTGCCCAAGCATCTCACCGACGAAAGCTTAGCAGCCTTGGCCGGTATGCCTCAGCTCGAATTCCTGAATCTGAACGAGTCTGACATCACTGACGCGAGCATTCCGATGCTGCATCAGTTTCCGAAGCTGCGCGAGTTACACATCGTTAAGTCAAAGTTATCAGCCGACGGAATTATGAAACTCGCCGAGGGAAGTCTCATCCGCGAACTATGGGTGACTCGAAACATACTTTCGCAGCAGCAAGAAGATAAATTGCGCAGCCGCAAACCGCATATTTCCTTGAACGAGCAATAG
- a CDS encoding 2OG-Fe(II) oxygenase, giving the protein MTTLLPGDPAPWFVARSNVNPRFQFDSAAGRYLVLTFFHSAEDPAGCDFLDEVDKHAGRFDVENVFFMGVSTTPGDEDVSRLRSHRPGMVYFFDFDLAISRLYGVEAGTAPRRLTLLLDPALRVLRVIPWNGRAAEHMAEILAVLQQYPPMSTLQGCAPVLVVPNVFERDFCRTLIRQYQAHGGSESGFMRDINGKTVLLIDHAHKRRTDFELTDVATIQKAQLTLRRRLLPEIAKAFQFSVTRIERNLIACYDSATNGHFRAHRDNTTKGTAHRRFAVTINLNSEEFEGGQLWFPEFGRRAYKAPTGGAVIFSCSLLHEARPVTKGVRYAFLPFLYDEAAAHIRAENRHLVDLTNRS; this is encoded by the coding sequence ATGACCACGCTGTTGCCTGGCGACCCCGCCCCTTGGTTCGTCGCCCGGTCAAACGTCAATCCCCGCTTCCAGTTCGATTCGGCAGCGGGGCGGTATCTGGTGCTGACGTTTTTCCACTCCGCCGAAGATCCGGCTGGTTGCGACTTTCTGGACGAGGTCGACAAACACGCCGGACGGTTCGATGTCGAGAACGTGTTCTTCATGGGAGTCAGCACGACTCCCGGCGACGAAGATGTTTCGCGACTTCGATCGCATCGGCCGGGGATGGTTTACTTCTTCGATTTCGATCTGGCGATCAGTCGCTTGTACGGAGTCGAGGCGGGAACTGCTCCACGGCGACTGACCTTGCTGCTTGATCCAGCCCTGCGAGTGTTGCGCGTCATTCCCTGGAACGGCCGCGCGGCCGAACACATGGCCGAGATTCTGGCCGTGCTGCAGCAATATCCGCCGATGAGCACGTTGCAAGGTTGCGCGCCAGTGCTGGTGGTGCCGAATGTTTTCGAGCGAGATTTCTGCCGCACGCTGATTCGGCAATACCAAGCGCACGGCGGTTCGGAGTCGGGCTTTATGCGCGATATCAACGGCAAGACCGTGTTGCTCATCGACCATGCGCACAAACGGCGGACCGATTTTGAATTGACCGACGTCGCGACGATTCAGAAAGCGCAACTAACACTGCGCCGGCGATTGCTGCCCGAGATTGCCAAAGCCTTTCAGTTCTCGGTGACGCGCATCGAACGCAACCTGATCGCTTGTTACGACTCGGCCACGAACGGACATTTTCGCGCTCATCGCGACAATACCACCAAAGGAACTGCCCATCGCCGTTTTGCGGTCACGATCAATTTGAACTCGGAGGAATTCGAAGGAGGCCAACTTTGGTTCCCTGAATTTGGCCGTCGCGCTTACAAGGCTCCCACCGGTGGCGCCGTCATCTTCTCGTGCTCGTTGCTGCACGAAGCCCGTCCCGTGACCAAGGGCGTGCGCTATGCTTTCCTGCCGTTTCTCTATGACGAAGCCGCAGCTCACATTCGCGCCGAAAACCGCCATTTGGTCGATCTCACGAATAGATCGTAG
- a CDS encoding prenyltransferase/squalene oxidase repeat-containing protein, giving the protein MPSEPTYLEQLTIRVAEGVGLLSDAERQLHTRYFLAAQKPDGGFAGREGGSDLYYTGFALRGLAVLGELYGDVANRAATFLQSRLGGQESVVDFFSLIYGAMLLKSTAGVDVFAASSPNWREQVASWLETLRRADGGYAKGMEGQASSTYHSFLVVICLQLLEKLPPAPEKLLAFLRSQIAEEGGFREIKVGKRAGTNPTAAAIATLKILGALDENTRLDTIDFLLDMQTDEGGLRANTRIPIADLLSTFTGLTTLEDLGGIGEIDLAAAERFVRSLAREEGGFHAAAWDPAHDVEYSFYGLGALSFFARRKA; this is encoded by the coding sequence ATGCCCAGCGAACCCACTTACCTCGAACAACTCACGATCCGTGTCGCCGAAGGTGTCGGACTGCTCAGCGACGCCGAGCGGCAACTGCACACGCGTTATTTTCTCGCGGCCCAAAAACCGGATGGCGGCTTCGCTGGCCGCGAAGGTGGCAGCGATTTGTATTACACCGGTTTCGCCCTCCGCGGTCTGGCCGTGCTCGGCGAACTGTATGGGGATGTGGCGAATCGCGCCGCCACCTTTTTGCAATCGCGACTCGGTGGCCAGGAATCAGTGGTCGATTTCTTCTCGCTGATTTACGGCGCGATGCTGCTGAAGTCGACAGCCGGCGTTGATGTCTTTGCCGCGAGCTCGCCGAACTGGCGCGAGCAAGTCGCTAGCTGGCTCGAAACCCTCCGTCGCGCGGACGGCGGTTATGCCAAAGGAATGGAGGGGCAAGCCAGCAGCACGTATCACAGTTTTCTGGTGGTGATCTGTTTGCAACTGCTCGAGAAGTTGCCGCCAGCGCCTGAGAAGTTGCTCGCGTTTCTTCGGTCGCAAATCGCCGAAGAAGGTGGCTTTCGCGAGATCAAAGTCGGCAAGCGAGCGGGGACGAATCCAACGGCAGCGGCGATTGCGACCTTGAAGATCCTCGGCGCGCTCGATGAAAATACGCGCCTCGATACGATCGACTTCCTGCTCGACATGCAAACCGACGAAGGTGGCTTGCGGGCCAACACGCGGATTCCGATCGCCGATCTGCTGAGCACGTTTACCGGGCTGACAACGCTCGAAGATCTCGGCGGGATTGGTGAAATCGATCTCGCCGCGGCAGAACGTTTCGTCCGCTCATTAGCCCGCGAAGAGGGCGGCTTTCATGCTGCCGCGTGGGATCCAGCCCATGATGTGGAGTACAGTTTTTATGGACTGGGCGCGCTGAGTTTTTTCGCGCGCAGGAAAGCGTAA
- a CDS encoding DUF502 domain-containing protein gives MYIIRSRSLRRVINFVKSTVVGGIFVLVPLVLLCVVLGQAATFAYEIIHPVILLMPVHNASTVSLAFAIAILVVVLVCFLAGLLARTAVSQWFVGSLEQVILTFVPGYGLMKSMGQGWVGIRGEEPHQPVLVQFDDSAQIGFLMDTLADGRQVIFVPDVPTPWSGTLVLMAAERISPLPFSTKQAIDCLRQLGANSSKLLSKMR, from the coding sequence ATGTACATCATTCGCTCGCGCTCGCTTCGGCGAGTGATCAATTTTGTCAAATCGACGGTCGTCGGCGGCATCTTTGTCCTAGTGCCGTTGGTCCTGCTGTGCGTGGTGCTCGGCCAAGCCGCGACGTTCGCTTACGAGATCATCCACCCGGTCATTCTGCTGATGCCAGTGCACAACGCGAGCACGGTTTCGCTGGCGTTTGCGATCGCCATCTTGGTGGTCGTGCTGGTTTGTTTTCTCGCCGGGCTGCTCGCGCGAACGGCCGTTTCGCAGTGGTTCGTTGGTTCGCTCGAACAGGTGATCCTGACTTTTGTGCCGGGCTATGGCCTGATGAAGAGCATGGGCCAAGGTTGGGTCGGCATCCGCGGCGAAGAGCCCCATCAGCCGGTGCTGGTCCAGTTCGACGACTCTGCGCAAATCGGCTTTCTGATGGACACGCTGGCCGACGGCCGGCAGGTGATTTTCGTGCCCGATGTTCCCACGCCTTGGTCGGGCACGCTGGTGCTGATGGCTGCCGAACGCATCAGCCCGTTGCCGTTCAGCACCAAACAAGCGATCGACTGCCTGCGGCAACTTGGCGCCAATTCGAGCAAGCTTCTAAGCAAAATGCGGTGA
- a CDS encoding cadherin domain-containing protein, with the protein MSRLIRNSAFSKKPSRRPSDTRALRPERDLRRRLFLESLEERQVMTTFVEAFTPTTSGFVVDFSAPIQTSNLNLYDAQNGLLGAADVVVQGATSGVVHGSLVVVGDKLTFVKTGGPLAADTYTVTLRSAANGFVDQALGELLDGEYNGTFPSGNGTAGGDFVFTFTVAAPQNLVVSLPDFARGPTQALQSPATGSGVALTAGLPIKFSQAAGVTSFTMTINYDPALLTITGAELGKDAPSNAQVIANTNTPGQVTLAFFAIDPLASGAAELVKLIGTVPEDATYGATQVLTISALEVNSGAIQATGDAGLHVVAFPGDANGNRRYDAEDARLIARAGLGLDSGFVSSQPTGTTIVSGERLYPTVDPLIIGDVTGVDGLSPLDASDVLRRVVGLTTANIPALPVAQSPTGLSLSAVTVGEGLPVGTTVGTFATTDPDLNDTFTYSLVTGDGSTDNSSFTIEGGVLKTAGVFDESVKNSYQIRVRTTDSTGRTLEKTFTISVTNVNVAPTAVALSNGTVAENSATGTAVGNLSTTDANSGDTFAYTLVSGTGDTDNSAFTINGNQLVVNSTINYETKTTYTVRIRTTDQGGLFTEQSFVIGVIDVNEAPTALALSNNHVPEGMPTSTAVGTLSTTDPDAGDTHTYELVAGDGDTGNASFTLNNGQLLTNQIFSRATQETYSIRVRTTDADGLSFEQTFVITITAANTAPTAIQLDDSTIDENSPAGTTVGGLTTTDPDATDSHTYTLVAGDGDTGNAAFAIVGNQLQTTGSLNFESQSSYSVRVRSTDPFGLFVEQVFTITVNDLNEAPTSILLSNSTIAENSAVDTAIGQLTAEDPDATNTHTFLLVSGDGSTDNGLFTIVGNELRSAASLNFENQATYSIRVQVTDQGGQSFEQVLTITATDVNEQPTALTISGTTIAENESTGTAVGTFTTTDPDTGDTFVYTLVSGDGDTDNASFTIDGNQLRSAEIFDQSTKSSYSIRVRTTDQDGLFVEQTLTITVTEANVAPTAIGLSSNTIDENVAADTVVGNLSTTDANAADTHVYSLVAGSGDTDNGAFTIVGGTLRVNGNVDFETQSSYSVRVRSTDPFGLFTEQTFTITVSNLNEAPTALQLSNATVAEDAAIGTAIGTLTSTDPDSGNTHIYTLVSGDGDTGNASFQLVGNELQLATSLDFDTQSSYSIRVRTEDQAGLSFEQVLTITVTNVNEQPTAVLLSTNSVAENQPADTLVGLLSTTDPDSGDTHTYALIAGTGDDDNGSFTIVGNELRTAASFDAEAKSSYTVRVSSTDQGGLVTEQVLTITVTDVNEEPTLVSLSSNTVAENQPTGTAVGTLSTTDPDSGDTHLYTLVSGDGDADNASFAIVGNELQTAASFNFESQSSYSVRVRSTDAAGLFCEQVLTISVTDVNEAPTAINLTSNSVAEDATVGTVIGLLSAIDPDAANTHTFTLVSGDGDTGNGTFQIVGDELQLATAVDFETQTTYSIRVRATDQGGQSFDFVFEITVTDIAD; encoded by the coding sequence ATGAGCCGACTGATTCGCAATTCTGCCTTTTCGAAAAAGCCCTCTCGTCGCCCTTCGGATACTCGCGCACTGCGGCCCGAACGTGATCTCCGCCGCCGACTGTTCTTGGAATCGCTCGAAGAACGGCAGGTGATGACGACGTTTGTCGAAGCCTTTACGCCGACGACGAGCGGTTTTGTCGTCGACTTTTCGGCGCCGATTCAAACGAGCAATCTCAATCTCTATGACGCGCAGAACGGCTTGCTCGGTGCTGCCGACGTGGTCGTGCAGGGTGCGACTTCCGGCGTGGTGCATGGTTCGCTGGTCGTCGTCGGCGACAAACTGACGTTTGTGAAAACCGGCGGCCCGCTCGCCGCTGATACCTACACCGTGACGCTTCGCAGCGCCGCCAACGGCTTTGTCGATCAAGCCCTCGGCGAGCTGCTCGACGGCGAATACAACGGCACGTTCCCCTCGGGCAACGGCACGGCTGGTGGCGATTTTGTGTTCACCTTTACGGTGGCTGCGCCGCAGAATCTGGTTGTCAGCCTGCCTGACTTCGCTCGCGGTCCAACGCAGGCATTGCAATCGCCGGCGACTGGCAGCGGCGTGGCACTGACGGCTGGTTTGCCGATCAAGTTCAGCCAGGCCGCTGGTGTGACGTCGTTCACCATGACGATTAACTACGACCCGGCGCTGCTCACAATTACTGGCGCGGAACTCGGCAAAGATGCGCCCAGCAACGCTCAAGTCATCGCCAACACCAACACTCCCGGTCAGGTGACGCTGGCCTTTTTTGCCATCGATCCGCTGGCCAGCGGCGCAGCCGAACTCGTCAAGTTGATCGGCACGGTGCCGGAAGATGCCACTTACGGCGCGACGCAAGTGCTGACGATCTCGGCTTTGGAAGTGAACTCCGGAGCGATTCAAGCGACGGGCGATGCTGGTTTGCATGTCGTCGCGTTTCCCGGCGATGCGAACGGTAATCGGCGTTACGATGCCGAAGATGCCCGCTTGATCGCACGGGCCGGCCTCGGTCTCGATTCCGGCTTTGTCTCGTCGCAGCCGACGGGCACGACCATCGTGAGTGGCGAGCGCCTTTATCCCACGGTCGATCCGTTGATCATCGGCGATGTGACTGGCGTCGATGGTTTGAGCCCGCTCGATGCCAGCGATGTGCTGCGACGCGTGGTCGGCCTGACGACTGCGAATATTCCCGCGCTGCCGGTGGCGCAGAGCCCAACGGGCTTGTCGCTGTCGGCGGTCACGGTCGGCGAAGGCTTGCCCGTCGGTACCACGGTGGGAACATTTGCCACGACCGATCCGGACTTGAACGATACGTTCACCTACTCGCTGGTGACCGGCGACGGCAGCACCGACAACAGCTCATTCACGATCGAAGGTGGCGTGCTGAAGACGGCTGGCGTTTTTGACGAGAGCGTGAAGAACAGCTACCAGATCCGCGTTCGGACGACTGATTCGACGGGCCGCACGCTGGAAAAGACGTTCACCATCAGCGTGACCAACGTGAATGTGGCGCCGACGGCGGTGGCCCTTTCGAACGGTACCGTTGCCGAAAATTCTGCAACAGGGACCGCTGTCGGCAATCTGTCGACGACCGATGCCAACTCCGGCGACACGTTTGCCTACACGCTGGTGAGTGGCACGGGAGATACCGACAACAGCGCGTTCACGATTAATGGCAATCAGTTAGTGGTGAATAGCACCATCAATTACGAAACGAAGACCACGTATACCGTGCGAATTCGTACGACCGATCAAGGCGGTTTGTTTACCGAGCAATCGTTCGTCATCGGAGTGATCGATGTCAATGAAGCCCCCACGGCGCTCGCGCTCAGCAACAACCACGTGCCAGAAGGGATGCCAACGAGCACTGCCGTCGGCACGCTGTCGACGACCGATCCCGATGCCGGCGATACGCACACCTACGAACTCGTGGCTGGCGACGGCGACACCGGCAACGCGTCGTTCACGTTGAACAACGGTCAGTTGTTGACGAACCAGATCTTCAGCCGCGCAACGCAAGAGACCTACAGCATTCGCGTCCGCACGACCGACGCCGATGGTTTGAGCTTTGAGCAGACGTTTGTCATCACCATCACGGCGGCCAATACCGCTCCGACTGCCATTCAGCTCGACGACAGCACGATCGACGAAAATTCGCCAGCCGGCACCACGGTCGGCGGGCTGACGACGACTGATCCCGATGCCACCGATTCGCATACTTACACCCTGGTTGCCGGCGACGGCGACACCGGCAACGCGGCCTTTGCGATTGTCGGCAATCAGTTGCAGACGACGGGGAGCTTGAACTTCGAATCGCAGTCGAGCTACAGCGTGCGGGTTCGCAGCACCGATCCGTTTGGGCTGTTTGTGGAGCAGGTCTTCACCATCACGGTCAACGACCTGAACGAAGCACCGACCAGCATTCTGCTGAGCAACAGCACGATTGCCGAGAACAGCGCGGTCGACACTGCCATCGGTCAACTGACGGCTGAGGATCCCGACGCGACCAACACGCACACCTTCTTGTTGGTTTCCGGCGATGGCAGCACCGACAACGGACTCTTCACGATTGTGGGGAACGAATTGCGAAGTGCGGCATCGCTGAATTTCGAAAATCAGGCGACCTACAGCATTCGGGTACAAGTCACCGATCAAGGTGGCCAATCGTTCGAGCAAGTGCTGACGATCACCGCGACCGATGTGAACGAACAACCGACGGCTTTGACGATTTCGGGGACGACCATTGCTGAGAACGAATCGACGGGCACCGCGGTGGGGACGTTCACCACGACCGATCCCGACACCGGCGACACGTTTGTCTACACGCTGGTTTCCGGCGACGGCGACACCGACAACGCTTCATTCACCATCGACGGCAATCAACTCCGCTCGGCTGAGATCTTCGATCAATCGACGAAGAGCAGCTATTCGATCCGTGTTCGCACGACCGATCAGGATGGTCTGTTTGTCGAGCAGACGCTGACGATCACCGTCACCGAAGCCAACGTCGCCCCGACGGCGATTGGTTTGAGCAGCAACACAATCGATGAAAACGTTGCGGCCGACACCGTCGTCGGCAACTTGAGCACGACCGATGCGAACGCGGCAGATACGCACGTCTATTCGCTCGTTGCTGGTAGCGGCGACACCGACAACGGCGCCTTCACCATTGTCGGCGGCACGCTTCGCGTGAACGGCAATGTCGACTTCGAAACGCAGTCGAGCTATAGCGTGCGAGTTCGCAGCACCGATCCGTTTGGGCTCTTCACCGAGCAGACCTTCACCATCACGGTGAGCAATCTCAACGAAGCCCCGACCGCACTGCAGCTGAGCAATGCCACGGTCGCCGAAGATGCCGCAATCGGCACGGCCATCGGCACGCTGACGTCGACCGATCCCGACAGCGGCAATACGCACATCTACACGCTGGTGTCGGGCGACGGCGATACGGGCAATGCCTCGTTCCAGCTGGTCGGCAATGAATTGCAGTTGGCGACGTCGTTGGATTTCGACACGCAATCGAGCTACAGCATTCGCGTGCGGACCGAGGACCAAGCCGGATTGTCGTTCGAGCAAGTTCTGACGATCACCGTGACGAACGTCAACGAACAACCGACGGCGGTGCTGCTCTCGACGAACAGCGTCGCCGAGAATCAACCGGCCGACACGCTCGTCGGCCTGTTGTCGACGACGGATCCCGACAGCGGCGACACTCACACGTATGCACTCATCGCCGGCACAGGCGATGACGACAACGGTTCGTTCACGATTGTCGGCAACGAACTGCGGACCGCGGCGAGCTTCGACGCCGAAGCCAAGAGTTCGTACACGGTTCGTGTTTCCAGCACCGATCAGGGTGGCCTGGTGACTGAGCAAGTGCTGACGATCACCGTGACCGACGTCAACGAAGAGCCGACGCTGGTATCGCTCTCGAGCAATACCGTCGCCGAGAACCAGCCGACGGGTACTGCGGTGGGCACGCTGTCGACGACCGATCCGGACAGCGGCGATACTCATCTCTACACGCTCGTTTCGGGCGACGGCGATGCTGACAACGCCTCGTTTGCGATCGTAGGAAATGAGCTGCAAACGGCAGCGAGCTTCAACTTCGAATCGCAAAGCAGCTACAGCGTGCGAGTCCGCAGCACCGATGCGGCAGGCCTGTTCTGCGAACAAGTGCTGACCATCAGCGTGACCGATGTCAACGAAGCGCCGACCGCGATCAACCTCACCAGCAACAGCGTGGCCGAAGACGCCACCGTTGGCACGGTGATTGGTCTGCTGTCTGCCATCGATCCAGACGCCGCGAACACGCACACCTTCACCTTGGTGAGCGGCGATGGCGACACGGGCAACGGCACGTTCCAAATCGTGGGCGATGAACTGCAACTGGCGACTGCCGTCGACTTCGAAACGCAAACGACGTATTCGATTCGCGTGCGAGCCACGGACCAAGGAGGTCAGTCCTTTGACTTTGTGTTCGAGATCACCGTGACCGACATCGCCGACTAA
- a CDS encoding BMC domain-containing protein has translation MAAEALGILEVTGFTPAMAALDAMEKAAGVRLVQAESNDWLGMVLKVKGDVSAVASAIEAGKEVALRMNGKPVGTVLPRPDERALKALESPIESSPLLQQPTVKNPNYEALGVITAQERTMADTFALGFIETQGFTAVFEAIDSACKAANVEVLGKEKLGGGYITVIVKGDVAAVKAAVEAGTAKVGALGKLIAGHVIARPSAAVLALLPK, from the coding sequence ATGGCTGCCGAAGCTCTTGGCATTTTGGAAGTCACCGGATTCACCCCGGCGATGGCTGCACTCGACGCCATGGAAAAAGCCGCCGGCGTGCGGCTGGTTCAAGCCGAGTCGAACGACTGGCTGGGCATGGTGCTGAAGGTGAAGGGGGACGTTTCGGCGGTCGCCTCGGCCATCGAAGCGGGCAAGGAAGTGGCCCTGCGAATGAACGGCAAGCCGGTTGGCACCGTCCTGCCGCGGCCCGATGAGCGAGCCCTCAAGGCCCTCGAAAGCCCGATCGAATCCAGTCCGCTGCTGCAGCAGCCCACCGTCAAAAATCCCAACTATGAAGCGCTCGGTGTGATCACCGCGCAGGAGAGAACCATGGCCGATACCTTTGCTCTGGGCTTTATCGAAACGCAAGGCTTTACGGCCGTGTTTGAAGCCATCGACAGCGCCTGCAAGGCCGCCAACGTCGAAGTGCTCGGCAAGGAAAAGCTCGGTGGTGGCTACATCACCGTCATCGTCAAGGGTGACGTCGCCGCCGTGAAGGCCGCCGTCGAAGCTGGCACCGCGAAAGTTGGCGCCCTCGGCAAACTGATCGCCGGCCACGTCATCGCCCGGCCGAGCGCTGCGGTCCTGGCACTGTTGCCGAAGTAA
- a CDS encoding NAD-dependent epimerase/dehydratase family protein, with protein sequence MSQYPPAPQSVDELEANLSEPDAALIESLAALDGDIMFLGVGGKMGPTMARMARRALDAAGSKRKVIGVSRFGSIELRAKLNSWGIETHACDLLDEDAVAQLPDAPLIVSMSGFKFGATQNPSYSWAMNCHVPAIICKRYRASRIVAFSTGNVYGRVPIIDQDGNVNHGSTETDHLQPDGEYAMTAVGRERMYEHFSRTLNIPLVLLRLNYATELRYGVLVDLAHDVAAGRPIDVSMSRVNVIWLADANRLALRAFTHCNSPARVINLAGEEILSLRKTAEQFGTLLQREITIRGTEGTNALLNDGRAGHLILGQPQVPATQMIAWTADWIRRGGESLGKPTHFQTTDGKF encoded by the coding sequence ATGAGCCAATATCCTCCTGCCCCGCAATCGGTTGACGAACTCGAAGCGAATCTCAGCGAGCCCGACGCCGCGTTGATCGAATCGCTGGCTGCTCTCGACGGCGACATCATGTTCCTCGGCGTCGGCGGCAAGATGGGGCCGACGATGGCCCGCATGGCTCGTCGCGCACTCGATGCAGCCGGCAGCAAACGAAAAGTCATCGGTGTATCTCGCTTCGGCAGCATTGAGTTGCGAGCGAAGTTGAATAGCTGGGGAATTGAAACGCATGCTTGCGATCTGCTCGACGAAGATGCCGTCGCGCAACTTCCGGACGCTCCCTTGATCGTTTCGATGAGCGGTTTCAAGTTCGGCGCGACGCAAAATCCGAGCTACAGCTGGGCAATGAACTGCCACGTGCCGGCCATCATTTGCAAACGATATCGAGCGAGCCGCATCGTCGCTTTTTCCACCGGCAACGTGTACGGCCGAGTGCCGATCATCGATCAGGACGGAAACGTCAATCACGGCAGCACCGAAACCGATCATCTGCAGCCTGACGGCGAATACGCCATGACCGCCGTCGGCCGCGAGCGAATGTACGAACACTTCAGCCGCACGCTGAACATTCCGCTGGTACTGCTGCGACTGAACTATGCAACCGAGCTGCGCTACGGCGTGCTGGTCGATCTGGCCCACGACGTCGCCGCCGGTCGACCGATCGACGTGAGCATGTCGCGCGTCAACGTCATCTGGCTCGCCGACGCCAACCGCCTGGCGCTGCGCGCGTTTACGCATTGCAATTCACCAGCAAGAGTCATCAACCTCGCCGGCGAAGAGATTCTCAGTCTGCGCAAGACCGCCGAGCAGTTTGGCACGCTGCTGCAACGCGAAATAACCATCCGCGGAACTGAAGGAACAAACGCTTTGCTCAACGACGGCCGCGCGGGGCATTTGATTCTCGGCCAACCTCAAGTCCCCGCCACCCAAATGATCGCATGGACGGCCGACTGGATTCGCCGCGGCGGCGAAAGCCTCGGCAAGCCAACGCATTTTCAAACGACCGATGGAAAGTTTTAG